A region of Paenimyroides aestuarii DNA encodes the following proteins:
- a CDS encoding serine hydrolase domain-containing protein, translated as MKKIITLCFTLTTTLMLAQNTQYSKIIDSLLQASIKENHMPAMAAAIIKGDSIFYGTAGTISNESTEKVTAKTLFHIGSNTKAFTSFLAFQQIEEEKLSLETPFFALFPELKTDKNSAYHSITLKDLLSHNAQVQPFTAGEEFLSLKISAKTAEAKRIEFAQQVLAKPTTEKGTYSNAGYVLAAMMIENTAKKSYENLLEDFMKQQNWEYSFGFPNKKNLNNAWGHWVENNKLIALPPTHSYKLEDFMLSAGDLSMNIVDYAKWLQMHLKGFHTETGILKSENFKKMHFGIDNYGYGWGNAVQGTQKLSFHDGSTGTFYTHAILIPENQLGITIFANAADEKHVEAVYKMQQQLIAYFKKIANSNQNKH; from the coding sequence ATGAAAAAAATAATCACTCTTTGTTTTACATTAACAACAACTTTAATGTTAGCACAAAACACGCAATACAGCAAAATAATTGATAGTTTGTTACAAGCATCGATAAAAGAGAATCATATGCCTGCTATGGCTGCGGCAATCATAAAAGGAGACAGCATTTTTTACGGAACCGCCGGGACTATTTCTAATGAAAGCACTGAAAAAGTAACTGCTAAAACCTTGTTTCATATTGGATCAAACACCAAAGCTTTTACATCTTTTTTGGCATTTCAACAAATCGAGGAAGAAAAATTATCATTAGAAACTCCTTTTTTCGCACTTTTCCCAGAATTAAAAACCGATAAAAACTCCGCATATCATTCCATCACCTTAAAAGATTTATTGTCGCACAATGCACAAGTGCAACCATTCACCGCAGGTGAGGAGTTTCTTTCATTAAAAATATCAGCAAAAACAGCCGAAGCAAAACGAATTGAATTTGCGCAACAAGTTTTAGCCAAACCCACCACAGAAAAAGGAACTTATTCAAACGCGGGCTATGTTTTGGCAGCCATGATGATTGAAAATACTGCGAAAAAATCCTATGAAAATTTATTGGAAGATTTCATGAAGCAACAGAATTGGGAATACAGTTTTGGATTTCCAAACAAAAAAAACTTGAATAATGCTTGGGGACATTGGGTTGAAAATAACAAATTGATAGCTTTACCACCCACACATTCCTACAAATTAGAAGATTTTATGCTTTCTGCCGGCGATTTATCAATGAATATTGTTGATTATGCAAAGTGGTTGCAGATGCATTTAAAAGGATTTCATACAGAAACAGGCATACTAAAATCAGAAAACTTTAAAAAAATGCACTTTGGCATTGATAATTACGGTTATGGCTGGGGAAATGCCGTTCAAGGAACTCAAAAATTGAGTTTTCACGATGGATCCACAGGAACTTTTTATACCCACGCCATTTTAATCCCTGAAAATCAATTAGGAATCACGATTTTTGCAAACGCTGCCGATGAAAAACATGTGGAAGCTGTTTACAAAATGCAACAACAATTAATCGCTTACTTCAAAAAAATAGCAAATAGCAATCAAAATAAACATTGA
- a CDS encoding DUF3037 domain-containing protein — MQDKVVYEYAVIRVVPKMEREEFINTGLILFSKRKRYIRFEYHIHEEKIKSFCNEFDLVQLEENLESFAKICSGAKDAGPIASLEADEKFRWITAVKSSSIQSSRPHPGLSADLDATFDKLYCELVL; from the coding sequence ATGCAAGATAAAGTTGTTTATGAATATGCGGTAATCCGAGTTGTTCCAAAAATGGAACGTGAAGAGTTTATTAATACAGGCTTGATTTTATTCAGCAAAAGAAAACGATACATTCGGTTTGAATATCATATTCATGAAGAAAAAATCAAAAGCTTTTGCAACGAATTTGATTTAGTTCAGCTAGAAGAGAATTTAGAATCGTTTGCTAAAATTTGTTCAGGTGCAAAAGACGCCGGACCAATAGCATCTTTAGAAGCTGATGAAAAATTCAGATGGATTACCGCTGTGAAAAGCTCCAGCATACAATCATCGCGCCCACATCCTGGTTTATCGGCTGATTTGGATGCCACTTTTGATAAGTTGTATTGTGAATTGGTTTTGTAA
- a CDS encoding HipA family kinase: protein MISNLRTVTVTRYITPLREGGSLPALAEACDDFKYVIKFRGAGHGVKALISELLGGVIAQYLGLPVPELVFIELDEAFGQTEADEEIQDLLKFSKGLNLGLHYLSGAVTYDVATNDCDELLASKIVWLDSFITNVDRTFRNTNLLIWHKELWLIDHGASFYFHHSWDNWQQTSQTPFALIKDHALIKKATKLQEVHEQFTAKLNNNVLRDFVNIIPDEFLNWEEGPSNEEIREVYYQFLLNRLAHADIFLKTAQNAR, encoded by the coding sequence ATGATATCAAATTTACGAACGGTGACTGTTACCCGATATATTACTCCTTTGCGCGAAGGTGGTTCGTTACCGGCACTTGCTGAAGCTTGTGACGATTTTAAATATGTGATAAAATTTCGCGGTGCTGGTCATGGTGTGAAAGCCTTGATTTCGGAATTGCTAGGTGGCGTTATTGCGCAATACCTTGGCTTACCCGTCCCTGAATTGGTTTTTATTGAGTTAGATGAAGCTTTTGGGCAAACCGAAGCCGACGAAGAAATACAAGATTTATTAAAATTTAGTAAAGGACTAAACCTAGGACTACACTATTTGTCAGGTGCTGTAACTTATGATGTTGCTACTAACGACTGTGATGAACTATTGGCTTCAAAAATCGTTTGGTTAGATAGTTTTATCACCAATGTGGATCGTACCTTTCGCAATACCAATCTGCTGATTTGGCATAAAGAATTGTGGTTAATTGATCACGGTGCTTCGTTTTATTTTCATCATTCATGGGACAATTGGCAGCAAACATCACAAACGCCATTTGCATTGATAAAAGATCACGCACTGATAAAAAAAGCAACTAAATTGCAAGAGGTGCATGAACAATTCACTGCAAAACTAAACAATAACGTGTTACGTGATTTTGTAAATATTATTCCAGACGAATTTCTAAATTGGGAAGAAGGTCCCAGCAATGAAGAAATTCGAGAAGTGTATTATCAATTTTTGTTGAATCGATTGGCACATGCCGATATCTTTCTAAAAACTGCCCAAAATGCAAGATAA
- a CDS encoding GNAT family N-acetyltransferase codes for MFTTPEINTDRLLLKGISPQFINNLFATQTKEQIMDFLGIADEIAFNQYKRMHEKGMETHRLSHFFFLLIEKASQKTIGVCGFHTWNTTHHRAEVFYTLRNDNYKGKGFMSEALPKVVAYGFNEMNLHRIQALIADWNTPSLKLLQRLNFVKEGVLRQDYLFNGNYEDSHCYSLLKAEWENNAKK; via the coding sequence ATGTTCACAACACCCGAAATCAATACAGACCGACTTCTTTTAAAAGGGATTTCTCCACAATTCATTAATAATCTATTTGCTACGCAAACAAAAGAGCAAATCATGGATTTTTTAGGTATTGCAGATGAAATCGCATTTAATCAATACAAAAGAATGCATGAAAAAGGAATGGAAACGCATCGTTTGTCTCATTTTTTCTTTTTGTTGATTGAAAAAGCGAGCCAAAAGACCATTGGTGTATGTGGCTTTCACACTTGGAATACCACACACCATCGAGCAGAAGTATTTTATACATTGCGAAACGATAATTACAAAGGAAAAGGTTTTATGAGCGAAGCTTTGCCAAAAGTGGTTGCCTATGGTTTCAATGAAATGAATTTACACAGAATACAAGCTTTAATTGCAGATTGGAACACACCATCGCTAAAATTGCTGCAACGTTTAAACTTTGTAAAAGAGGGTGTTTTACGACAAGATTATTTATTTAATGGCAATTATGAAGATTCACATTGCTACAGTTTGCTAAAAGCGGAATGGGAAAATAATGCCAAAAAATAA
- a CDS encoding VOC family protein translates to MEHKKFNPVAWFEIYVEDMERAVKFYETVLNVKLEDMETPEGVSMQMMCFPGSEEGLGASGALVKMDGMKCGGNSTLVYFGCEDCAVEQSRVVAAGGAIHQPKFSIGSYGFCAIVADSEGNAIGLYSMK, encoded by the coding sequence ATGGAACATAAAAAATTCAACCCAGTTGCTTGGTTCGAAATCTATGTAGAAGATATGGAACGGGCAGTGAAATTTTACGAAACGGTTTTAAACGTTAAGTTAGAAGATATGGAAACTCCTGAAGGTGTTTCAATGCAAATGATGTGTTTTCCTGGTTCCGAAGAGGGTTTAGGAGCATCTGGTGCACTTGTAAAAATGGATGGAATGAAATGCGGAGGAAATAGTACGCTGGTTTATTTTGGCTGTGAAGATTGTGCAGTAGAACAGAGCAGAGTAGTTGCCGCTGGTGGCGCTATTCATCAACCTAAATTTTCAATTGGTTCCTATGGTTTCTGTGCTATTGTAGCAGATTCAGAAGGAAATGCAATTGGTTTATATTCAATGAAATAA
- a CDS encoding DoxX family membrane protein, translated as MKIFKNIVFVLFGLMFANAGLDKFVHYMPIPEMDSAMQEIAKAMVALKWLLPLVGAVELLGGVLVLIPKTRLLGALMIFPVLIGILCHNATFAPEGLAIAGILFLINIWIFIDQGNKLKPLLG; from the coding sequence ATGAAAATTTTCAAGAATATAGTTTTTGTTTTGTTTGGGTTGATGTTTGCCAATGCAGGTCTGGATAAATTTGTTCATTATATGCCAATACCTGAGATGGACAGCGCCATGCAAGAAATAGCAAAAGCAATGGTTGCATTAAAATGGTTATTGCCGTTGGTGGGAGCTGTTGAACTATTAGGTGGTGTGTTGGTGTTGATACCGAAAACCAGATTATTAGGCGCTTTAATGATTTTTCCGGTCTTGATTGGTATTCTTTGTCATAACGCAACATTTGCTCCCGAAGGTTTGGCAATTGCAGGCATTTTATTTCTAATTAATATTTGGATATTTATTGACCAAGGAAATAAACTGAAACCTTTGTTGGGTTAG
- a CDS encoding DUF5715 family protein: MYRIKFVLFLLLCSFIATAQTKPSKEYLTHLNAAKSHNVGLVKDKTHLNKLVKQGKLVAIKQRGYGYRIDKLTHSHAYLVPKGRTVLNALARDFVKAAGQNFFVVTSLTRTEADQKRLRRVNSNASSNDSSHSFGGAIDISYVRFNHHLGSNSKLEKHLETVLKKYQSQGKIYFVKERQSRCFHIIFR, from the coding sequence ATGTATCGTATAAAATTTGTCCTGTTTTTATTGCTGTGCTCTTTTATTGCAACAGCACAAACCAAACCTTCAAAAGAATATCTTACGCATTTGAATGCTGCAAAAAGTCACAACGTGGGCTTGGTTAAAGATAAAACACACTTAAACAAGTTGGTGAAGCAAGGCAAATTGGTAGCGATAAAACAGCGTGGTTACGGCTATCGTATTGATAAGTTAACCCACAGTCATGCCTATTTGGTGCCTAAAGGAAGAACAGTTTTAAACGCATTGGCGCGCGATTTTGTGAAAGCTGCCGGACAAAACTTTTTTGTGGTGACTTCTTTAACGCGTACCGAAGCCGATCAAAAAAGATTGCGACGTGTAAATTCCAATGCATCTTCAAACGATAGTTCGCATTCTTTTGGTGGGGCAATTGATATTTCGTATGTGCGGTTCAATCATCATTTAGGAAGCAATTCAAAATTAGAAAAACATTTAGAAACGGTATTAAAAAAATACCAGTCACAGGGGAAAATATATTTTGTGAAAGAACGCCAATCTCGTTGTTTTCATATCATTTTTAGATAA
- a CDS encoding NAD(P)/FAD-dependent oxidoreductase, which yields MDLHSGMPFWVVLNPLYNYYKPLKTNIETHTVIIGSGITGALVAHSLCSLGIDCVVIDKRTIATGSTAASTSQLQYEIDEPLCDLIEKVGKKDAEDAYKYCLQSITDIENVFKSIGKNPDFERVPTYLLASNQKGKKLLQKEFQARKEAGLPVTFLEKEPLKKDLGVDALAALYNETSAQVDCYKAATYLLDHHLQNNELQLYSHTLISDYNETKNGYELVAENGNIINCKNVVIAAGYEAGTFLPKKVMDLLSTFAIVSHPVDASFIWEKRALIWETKTPYLYVRTTADNRIIVGGEDEAYNNPEKRDKALTKKTNILEKKFQKMFPEIPFVTDMSWAGTFSATRDGLPYIGLYPGKPNMYFALGYGGNGITFSMIAAQVIANLISGKPDDRARLFGFNRTK from the coding sequence ATGGATCTACATTCTGGAATGCCTTTTTGGGTGGTTTTAAACCCATTATACAATTATTATAAGCCATTAAAAACGAATATAGAAACCCATACAGTAATTATTGGCTCAGGAATCACAGGCGCATTGGTGGCTCATTCGCTCTGCAGTTTGGGAATTGATTGCGTGGTGATTGATAAACGAACAATTGCAACGGGAAGCACAGCCGCATCTACATCGCAACTGCAATATGAAATTGATGAACCCTTGTGTGATTTAATTGAAAAAGTAGGAAAAAAAGATGCCGAGGATGCCTATAAATACTGTTTGCAATCTATCACAGATATTGAAAATGTTTTTAAATCAATAGGGAAAAATCCCGATTTTGAACGCGTGCCCACTTATCTTTTAGCATCTAACCAAAAAGGAAAAAAACTTTTACAAAAAGAATTTCAAGCAAGAAAAGAAGCTGGGTTGCCGGTAACATTTTTGGAAAAAGAGCCATTAAAAAAAGATTTAGGTGTTGATGCCTTGGCTGCTTTGTACAACGAAACTTCGGCTCAGGTAGATTGTTATAAGGCCGCAACATATCTCTTAGATCATCATTTGCAGAATAATGAACTTCAGTTATACTCCCACACTTTAATTTCTGATTATAACGAAACCAAAAACGGTTATGAATTGGTTGCTGAAAACGGAAACATCATTAATTGCAAAAATGTGGTGATTGCCGCCGGATATGAAGCCGGTACTTTTCTACCCAAAAAGGTAATGGATTTATTGTCCACCTTTGCAATCGTTTCACATCCGGTTGACGCCTCTTTCATTTGGGAAAAACGCGCTTTAATTTGGGAAACCAAAACACCGTATTTGTATGTGCGAACCACAGCCGATAACCGCATTATTGTTGGGGGAGAAGACGAAGCCTACAATAATCCTGAAAAAAGAGACAAAGCACTTACCAAAAAAACAAACATTTTAGAAAAAAAGTTTCAAAAAATGTTTCCTGAAATTCCGTTTGTAACCGATATGTCTTGGGCAGGCACTTTTAGCGCTACTAGAGATGGTTTGCCGTATATTGGCTTGTATCCGGGTAAACCCAACATGTATTTTGCATTGGGCTATGGTGGAAATGGCATCACTTTTAGTATGATTGCCGCACAAGTAATTGCCAATTTAATCAGTGGAAAACCCGATGACCGTGCGCGCCTTTTTGGATTCAACCGCACAAAATAG
- a CDS encoding GH25 family lysozyme: protein MTAAKPKKYVRKKTTRKRKKTPRWKWHVLAYALLMLLFLVFHYRDGIGYFVTDLYERIFKKEDSKEVTVHDIRAIEILDKHSECLFGFDVSHYQYEIDWKEIDSLYGKFAVDYVFLRSTMGIDGVDTKFDYNWKKAKSRLLVRGAYHYYRPDENSTQQAQNFIKNTKLEPGDFFPVLDIEELPKEQSKEKMREGLKNWLLIVEKHYGVKPIIYSGANFYEHHLKDHFPEHKIWIAKYSLFSEKMNDDWHFWQFTDKGTVNGIQTKVDLNIFKGDRHDLKQFVIQ, encoded by the coding sequence ATGACAGCTGCAAAACCTAAAAAATACGTGCGTAAGAAAACAACCCGAAAACGCAAAAAAACACCGCGTTGGAAGTGGCATGTTTTAGCATATGCTTTACTTATGCTACTGTTTTTGGTTTTTCATTACCGCGATGGAATTGGCTATTTTGTGACAGATTTGTATGAACGAATTTTTAAGAAAGAAGACAGCAAAGAAGTTACCGTTCATGACATCCGTGCCATAGAAATTTTAGACAAACACAGCGAGTGTTTATTTGGGTTCGATGTATCGCATTATCAATATGAGATCGATTGGAAAGAAATTGATTCACTGTATGGGAAATTTGCGGTTGATTATGTTTTTTTAAGATCCACCATGGGAATCGATGGCGTTGATACCAAATTTGATTACAATTGGAAAAAAGCCAAAAGTAGATTATTGGTTCGCGGAGCTTATCATTACTACCGTCCTGATGAAAACAGCACGCAACAAGCTCAAAATTTTATAAAAAACACCAAGTTAGAACCAGGAGATTTTTTTCCAGTGTTGGATATTGAGGAACTTCCAAAAGAGCAATCCAAAGAAAAAATGCGCGAAGGCTTGAAAAATTGGTTGCTTATTGTAGAGAAGCATTACGGCGTGAAACCCATAATTTATTCGGGTGCCAATTTTTACGAACATCATTTAAAAGATCACTTCCCGGAACATAAAATCTGGATTGCCAAATACAGTTTGTTCAGCGAAAAAATGAACGACGATTGGCACTTTTGGCAGTTTACCGACAAAGGCACCGTAAACGGTATTCAAACCAAAGTAGATTTGAATATTTTTAAAGGCGACCGCCACGATTTAAAGCAGTTTGTGATTCAGTAG
- the bla gene encoding class A beta-lactamase, subclass A2, whose translation MNKILSIICLGIYFLSVSSFAQKNMELQQELKNIIATKNATIGISIKNIETKDSLSINGNLNAPLMSVFKFHIALAVLNFVDEGKLSLNQKFYIKQEDLHENTWSPIRDDYPNGNMFLTLDQLLKYTVSHSDNNGCDILLELIGGTETVQQFINQQGINDFTIKVNEQGMQTWQNAYINTSTPLATTDLLEKFYTGKILKKKTTKYLYKIMAECSRGTTWMKAGLPKGTELAHRTGISNTNQEHLRAAMNDVGIFKLPNGNPIILSVYLKNITEERAATEKILADIAKATWNYYTKK comes from the coding sequence ATGAACAAAATTTTATCAATCATTTGCTTGGGCATTTATTTTTTATCTGTTTCATCATTTGCTCAAAAAAATATGGAACTTCAACAAGAGTTAAAAAATATTATTGCCACTAAAAATGCAACCATCGGTATTTCTATAAAAAACATAGAAACTAAAGACTCTTTGAGCATTAACGGAAATTTGAATGCTCCATTGATGAGTGTTTTTAAGTTTCATATTGCATTAGCTGTACTGAACTTTGTTGATGAAGGAAAATTGTCTTTAAATCAGAAATTCTACATTAAACAAGAAGATTTACATGAAAACACATGGAGCCCAATTCGTGACGATTATCCGAATGGAAATATGTTTTTAACATTAGACCAATTATTAAAATATACGGTTTCGCATAGCGACAACAATGGTTGTGACATTCTTTTAGAATTGATTGGAGGTACAGAAACGGTTCAACAATTTATTAATCAACAAGGCATCAATGATTTTACTATAAAAGTAAATGAACAAGGAATGCAAACATGGCAAAACGCATATATCAACACTTCTACACCCTTAGCAACAACAGATTTATTGGAAAAGTTTTACACAGGAAAAATTTTAAAAAAGAAAACAACTAAGTATCTTTATAAAATAATGGCTGAATGCTCTAGAGGAACAACGTGGATGAAAGCTGGGCTACCAAAAGGTACAGAACTGGCTCACAGAACCGGAATATCCAATACAAATCAAGAGCATTTAAGAGCGGCTATGAATGATGTGGGGATTTTTAAACTTCCGAATGGCAATCCTATCATTCTTTCTGTTTACTTAAAAAATATTACGGAAGAGCGGGCTGCTACTGAAAAAATTCTAGCCGACATTGCAAAAGCTACTTGGAATTATTACACCAAAAAATAA
- a CDS encoding REP-associated tyrosine transposase — MSTKYKATDSSSAYFITITTVGWVDIFTRLNQKNVIIDALRYCQEHKGLEIYAYVLMHSHLHLLCKSAEILTLAEIMRDFKKYTSKKIIETIINEPESRREWMLKYFTEACAHLKRPQQYKVWQDGYHAESVYSNSFIKEKINYIHQNPVKEKVVVNAEDYYFSSARNYAGLDNDLEIEVVFMG; from the coding sequence ATGTCAACAAAATACAAAGCAACCGATAGTAGCAGTGCCTATTTTATAACCATAACAACAGTAGGTTGGGTAGATATTTTTACACGGCTAAATCAAAAAAATGTAATTATAGATGCATTAAGATATTGTCAAGAACATAAAGGTTTAGAAATCTATGCTTATGTTTTAATGCACAGTCATTTGCATTTGCTTTGTAAAAGTGCAGAAATCTTAACATTAGCAGAAATAATGCGAGATTTTAAAAAGTACACAAGTAAAAAAATAATAGAAACCATAATAAATGAGCCCGAAAGCAGACGAGAATGGATGTTAAAATATTTTACCGAAGCTTGCGCACATTTAAAACGACCACAGCAATACAAAGTTTGGCAAGATGGCTACCATGCAGAATCTGTTTATTCTAATTCATTTATAAAAGAGAAGATAAATTACATTCATCAAAATCCGGTAAAAGAGAAAGTGGTTGTAAATGCAGAAGATTATTATTTCAGTTCGGCACGTAATTATGCTGGTTTAGATAATGATCTGGAAATTGAGGTAGTGTTTATGGGGTAG
- a CDS encoding REP-associated tyrosine transposase produces the protein MPTKYKATDSSSAYFITITTVGWVDIFTRLNQKNVIIDALRYCQEHKGLEIYAYILMHSHLHLLCKSAEILTLAEIMRDFKKYTSKRIIETIINEPESRREWMLKYFTESCAHLKRPQQYKVWQDGYHAESVYSNSFIKEKINYIHQNPVKEKVVVNAEDYYFSSARNYAGLDNDLEIEVVFMG, from the coding sequence ATGCCAACAAAATATAAAGCAACCGATAGTAGCAGTGCCTATTTTATAACCATAACAACAGTAGGTTGGGTAGATATTTTTACACGGCTAAATCAAAAAAATGTAATTATAGATGCATTAAGATATTGTCAAGAACATAAAGGTTTAGAAATCTATGCTTATATTTTAATGCACAGTCATTTGCATTTGCTTTGTAAAAGTGCAGAAATCTTAACATTAGCAGAAATAATGCGAGATTTTAAAAAGTACACAAGTAAAAGAATAATAGAAACCATAATAAATGAGCCCGAAAGCAGAAGAGAATGGATGTTAAAATATTTTACCGAATCTTGCGCACATTTAAAACGACCACAGCAATACAAAGTTTGGCAAGATGGCTACCATGCAGAATCTGTTTATTCTAATTCATTTATAAAAGAGAAGATAAATTACATTCATCAAAATCCGGTAAAAGAGAAAGTGGTTGTAAATGCAGAAGATTATTATTTCAGTTCGGCACGTAATTATGCTGGTTTAGATAATGATCTGGAAATTGAGGTAGTGTTTATGGGGTAG